The Sabethes cyaneus chromosome 3, idSabCyanKW18_F2, whole genome shotgun sequence DNA window ATAAACTCATTAACCACTTcgagttcatcaccgtcaatccCGTGAGAGGCGTACGCTATTTGAATTTCTACTTTTCACATATTTGATTTTGGGGGCATTGATTTTTAGCCAAATTTTTTTAAACTCTTCTGTAAGTACTACGAAGATAGTCTCTGCCATCCTAAACTTTCAAGTAATACATGTAAATTTCAGATCAAAgctatattggatcgagtgatgtgtttcgaacgcatctctgggacactctcgagtcccttcgagacgtggcgagggttgagacaagggcacggtttatcctgcatgctgttcaacaaatgacttcgatatcatagccaggaactttgcgacggcggaggcaatctacgccagactgaaagcggagtctaggagaattgggcaaaaaataaatacgtcgaagaccaaatacatgaaaggaagaggctcaaaggaaacaaacgcgcgactcccatggacggtaaccgttgacagcgacgaactagatgtggtagaggagttcgtgtatttgggatcgctggtgaccgcggataacaacactagtaaggaattccagcggcgcatccaagcgggaaaccgggcctactttgcccttcgtaaaacgctacgctcaggaagcatacgccgccgcacgaagctaacaatgtacaaaaccattattagacctgtaattctttatggacttgaagccgtgacgctgcttacggaggacatacgcgcccttgccgtgtttgaactgaaagtgctgcggacgatatttggcggagtacaaactgaaagcggagagtggcggaggcgttggaatcacgagctacaggcactgcttggagatcccatcgtacatctagcgaaagttagcaggctacggtgggccggacacgtcgtaaggatgccggacgagagTGCGACGAAAcaagttctcttcaacaaccccaccggcaccaggatcaggggacccaacgtgcacgatggctcgaccaggacttctgagacgactaggaagttggcgacgagtggcccaagaccgagttcgATGGAgtcgagtgcttgaaacagcacaagccaccccggctctatgctgaagaagaagaagatgtaaGTTTTCTGAGAAGCCCGGGAGTTGATTAGTCTTGTTAAAAACTAATCCCCACGGTCGCCGGATTAGATCCTTAATAGCAATGTTAAGGaaaaaatattacaatttcATCCGCTTACCGCGACTTTTCTTGCGATTCAAGGGACCCAAGAAAGTGCCCCCGAAACGCGTAAGTATCACATATATCGCTTTAGAACTGTTTCGATCGGCGGAATCAGTTTATCCAGGTGtccgttttcgtgcattatctgccactgcTGTTGCAACTTAATTGCACGGGCACGTTATACTACCGACATTTCGGAAAAATAGCAGTATACTGGACCCCTATAAAACCTCTATTGATATTGTGGAAATTATTCAATGAAGTGCCGTGACTAGTAGCTGTTTACCACATCTGTACAGTTCTACCGAAAGTCGGTTCTTTCCGACAGTtttatcacagactaacagacgtaacacttcgaacaaattttctaacaacgcATCGTTCGACAttcctaaaacttggaaaaaaacactagcatcacctgtaGTCTTCGCGTTACGCAGAGctggtcgctataaatttagcaagtctataaatttacttgtatattatctgacaacagcgccagcgcaagcgagCGGCTTTCTcgtgcagcgactgttgtttgagtcttggcttaagtgaaaatttgaaatgatcgtttttattggcgatggaatggggcttcagtgttacgtctgctAGTCTGTGGTTCTATTAATCTTTAGCAGCCGAAAGACTActatgcacagtggtccaaaaggctcttggctcgtgaagttaaggaaaaataaagcttaaataagcgatacaAAGTTTGTAAGGAAAGGTATTAGAAATTTGCAactttctgcaaaaacatgtgttttgagtctttcaataatcgcctacaaccatatactcttgtaaaatgcaaccaacataagctaaatatgtaaaaattatttttaaagaatttccaaagaaaatgctctacagatctgcactcgatagagatagaaatgttatttctttagcaaaattgtttatctttatattttctctaactgtgccgaagaaaccatgtgtctatctacaaacacaaaaaaatggccgtgtatcgagcctttcgcaAACGCGAAacgcataaaacgtatgcttgccgtactcttatttgggtggttggggataaGCGCAACCCATACAAGTACTCGGCTTAAGGTTtaagatgaagcgttgatttcataaattcgcTTGCTCGTAAAATGGggcccatgggctcgtgaagtaACGGAAATTCAAAgcatgaatatgcgataactcagcaagtaaacgTCCAAGAGaattgcggtcttctgcaaaaacgtgtattttgagagcttcgataattgcctagaacattgtattcttgtaaaatgcaactaacataagctaagtatgattATGATGTATGATTTTTAAagtagttttaaagaatatgccctatagttcagcactcgataaagataaacATTTTATTCCTTCAGCagagttgcttgtttttacaatatttacaacattgccgaagaaactatgtctcgACTCTTTCTAGAATGTGTGTGCTATCGAAGTCGAAGATGTGCCCGCTCTGCATCGTTTGCTGTGCTAATCTGGATTtagctttctttttctttgcatCATTCTTATGTTCGGCTACTCTCGTTTCCAACCGTCTTCCCGTTTGTCCAACGTACACTTTAGCGTCGTCTGTACGACACGATATAGAGTACACTACGCTTTTCTGTATGCTTGGTGGGATCGGATCTTTAAGCTTACCAAATACACGATGCTTGACCTTATCTAGTGGTTTTAAAGCTGACTTTAAAACTATTGTCACGCGATACTGTTAGCAATGGCATGTAGTTCCATAACTTTACAAGCGCAGCTGGACATTGGAATTCTTGAATCGGTCAACTCCAAAGTCCAGAAGGAtcttgacacattccagcgttacgggatacTATCCTAACTATGCAGTTCGATTCATGTTAATTCAAATCCCTGGCAGTCTACTGaaaaatgaagtactctttaaacaactattttataAGCTATTTGCcgaaaaattggtgaaacaggaggcgattcacacgataacaatgggtgctaattgtgtcccgtaacgctggaatgtgtcgaCAGACAGAACAGGACCGCTGTGTCACAGATGCAATGTGTTTTGGAAAAATTCTGCAACTGCTAGAAAACCGGTTCTCGAATCCTTAATAAAAAGTAGTTTTTGAAacaattagcattagcattagcatatgtggCTGCACACATCGTAGGTGGCTATATATAGGTGgcgtccgaacaaccgcaggggaagtgggtagaaatgttagtgtagcatctacttttgaaagtgcagagaacccatactaccttcatagatgttacaggaaaacaaagtatatcatgttagtagggcaaggcaaacaataaggatcatgaggaagatttattcaataataaactgtatatagtatatattgagtatatatatatgcaaaaatagaacaatctcaccagcaatccgtcgcgTGATATACAATTGCGTCATTTAAATTCCCATCAGtacatctaatatccaataattaatttaatttttccatatccatgtgcattatttaaacttattacggccaaagttttaatcgtacagtaggaggtgcttgatgagctaaaacgaaacaaataattaaaataacatattagacttacctgctaccaaggcgGGGTGGCTCAGTCGTCTGCGCAAAATCTTAGTTTTGAGGTCGGGCATCTGGGAACCGcgcagcatcgcaccccctagcttagctactcaatagattattaccgggtatggccgcgtggaggcgctagctaggagcttgggctggcaaaagctatattggtcgctttctcgtttgccatccccatttcatacccataaaAAGTAGTTTTTGAAACAATCTGCAAAAATCTGTACCTACATATTTCCATTACCTAATTTcgcaaaaaaaattagaaattgtAAATATCTGCATTTATATTTAATTCTCAAGAAGACTGCGTTCTCTAGTATTCCTGCGCGGATCAAACCGTCAATCTTTACTATGCTGGTAGTAATTTAATGCAGTACAATCTCGTTGGTCTCCTTTCTGCTCGAGACTGAAACTAAAAAGCGTAGCGAATGGCTAAAATGATTTTTCATTGTAGGAGGATTAGCACAACTGCAACCATCTTATTTCGATTGACGCGGGTttatttttcctttcctttttatCGGCAGTAGATTCGACACAAAAGTGACATTTGATTTGCGTTACCTTCAAAGCGCTTTCGGACATGCAAAATCAAAAACCGCTTTTGGATGCTCAATCCATCGCATTTCATCTGTTGATAGTGTTAAGCAACTTCTTCCATTCAGTTTTTGAAATGTCGAATATGAGCCTGTGGATTTTTATGTAAATAAACACACTTTACGCTGCAGATTTTACGTGGGGTACAAAGATATTCCTTCTGTCAGAAGCCAATTATATGATGGTAGGTATTGTGTGTTGCAAATTATAATTTCGGACCAGTGAACGGGTGGTTTATGTTAAACTTTCCAAACGACTTTTATTTCTAACGATACATTGCCTAGTATCTTCTTGTTCTGTTTCGTATGCTTATATTAAGAATTTATTTTCCTACAATTTAGCGGATATACAATTGTTTGCATTATTCATGTCACTGAGCCGACTGTAATTCTTGTTTGCAGCGGGTAAACTACACACTAGTGTCCTCTGGTTGGATTTAGATAAATTAGTCGATAAAAAAACTCATACAAGCTAACTCCTACACAGAAGTCGTTTTTGTTTGAATTATTGAGTGTAATCTAACAGAAGTAGTCGTGGCAGCTAACTACAAGCTTAAATTGTGTGTGTTTTTAATAACTATCCGGGGAGTATTCCATTAGAAGTTCATTCTTTTAACTGGCAAAGCACCTTCAGAAACAGCATTATGCCTTCAGCTGCTTCTGTTGCTTTTGACGCATACGATGGTCACTATTTTCACGTTAGTAGTACTCTAGTATTCTGCCATTGGactaatttttcgcttttgtacaGAGAACACTTTGGATTCAGTCTTTTCAACGCAAACCCGCTAATCactagtttttttttccttaAAAAAAGAACATCAACTATAAATTGACGATGGTTGGCGCGGAAAATAGTATAggatggtttttttttcttcaaattatCTTATACCGCCAATCGAGTGTCGTGTTTCTacaagaaatagttccattctTAGGTCTATTCACATTACTGCTGTACTATAATGGCATTTTCGGTATCACCACAGTGCTGTTGCTTCAGCAGCAGTGCATCGTCCAGAATTAACTTGATTTTATCACCAAGCTTCATGCTCTCGCCTGCGTCATTCTCCTCCCCAtccgcttgctgctgctgctgctgctgcggctgttgttgttgttgttgttgctgtactGTTGCCGTCGCTATCGGAAGCGATGCACTGGCAGCACCGGCCGCATCAGGAATATGATCGATCGATTCTTGCGAATGAAACGTAGAGCAGGACTCTTGCGACTGCAGCTCGGAGCAGGCCGGATCTGACTGGATGCCACTATCCTGAGAACCGTTTTCGTTACTTGTACTGTCAGGTTGCTTATTGTTGGAGTCCTGTGGATGATTTTGGTTGAAGAAAAAAGGAATTAGTTTCCGACCCGCTGGCGGCGAAGCGTGAATGCATTTCGAATGTCGAATGGATGGTTACTTCGGGAATGTAAATGAGCTTGAGAAATACAAACACCACAATCAATTACAACATCCAGAATGAAATGACGAACGCTGGCTAGTTTAGCTAAGCGCAAATGGGGATAATGACTACTGAACTAGCACGATGAGAGGACAGACTGCGCTGCGATTGAGTAACGTGACTAAAACAATTATTACTGAATATGCTCTAGGGAGTGGTTTTTTGACTAAAAAGATAGATGCATGGCATGGGCGCTCGGCATGGGTGAGAGAGAATCGGGATTACAAGAACGGGGGACTTGGGAGCCTGAGACACGGGAATGTTAGTTGGCTAAATAGATAAATATGTTTTACATAATAAGGCACTAGCTGGTATTTACCTAGTTTTAGTAACGAGCTAGAACGAACGAGTTAATTACGTACACACGCCTTTCAACAGGTGCGGTGCTAACGAACGCTAAAATTACCTTTTTACAGCTACGATCTCGCAAACGCTTGGTGGGGGGGTCGGTTATATAGGTTTGGGATTTTTTGTGTGCTATTTAGACAAGCTAACAATTTGTCAAAGGTTGAATATATCTGAAGTAATCGTCTCctttgtttatgttttctatTATTTCATCAATTGCCTTTCGAATTGGGACAAAGAAATCAGCAGAAAAATTGTTTAGATTAATTGAACGTTATTTTGAAATCTAATGAACATTTAAACATATGGAAAATGACTATAGTCTTGAACGGAACAAagtagcaaaaataaatttcgGAATCTGATAAGTTTGTTGTGACGTCGATTAATCTCCTATTCAATTGTGCAGATATTTTTCTTACTATCCGGCCGATTTGAATATGCTAGATGAATGATTTGGCCTGTAAACTCAACATCAATTGACATTCGACTTGTGTTTGATATATGTATCTACAATTATGTAACATGAAGATACATGAAGCTCTTTTGGTCTAAATATTTCAGGATCGCAAAACAGCCATTGGTCGGAACGACGCTGCTCACTttgcgtttttatttttttgaaaaataaattattcattGAAAAATCTTGCAAATTGAGACCATATAATTTTGGTTCAAAAACTCTTATTAACAAAGAtcataaaatgagaaaaacCAGAACGAACCAAGGTAAAATACGACAAACGTCATTAACGATCGCTTCTAACGATCGATTTCTAACAAACTTAAAGCTACAAGGAGAAATGTTTAatagtttaatttacaattttttacttTACTTACAGTTTAAGTCTAAGGAGAGGAAAACTTTCAAATGTTTAAAACTAGTACTAGTTTAGTACATATTTAAGAACATTGATACGAGACCTGGCTGCATATACCTACGTCCTATTATTTTGCTGAATGTCGAAGCAAAATTAAGACAGCTATGCGTAGTACAGGCCtcgataaattaaaatttaaaaaacaaactaAAACAAACAATGAGTTGTAATTTCCTAATTAATTCAAGAGATTGCTCCTATCTAAAATGAAACTGCTCAACTACATAGGTAACATAAAACACTTCGAGAATATAAATGAGAAAATCCTGCCTAGTTTTGCTAGACTGTAAAAAGGGAAAACTCTATGAAAAAATCTCTATGTATAATAGAACTAGCTCTAAAAGTAACATTATAATTTAACGACTTGCTTGCACACTCTGAGCTTCTCAAAAActtcaataataataataataatttttccaaaaCTTTCATTagcagtaataataataattagagtAAATACTGTCGGTAATATTGTCCgaaacaaaattaaaactaaaaataaaaaaaaaacgctaACCGAACGGAAAAGTTTCTATAGGTATATATTTGGCAAAAGTAATCAACGAGAGAACGAAGCAAAGTTTGCCACTTACGACCCTGTATCGTACGACAGCGCCAGTACGCTGCTCGAAAAGCTTCCCAAAATTCCTGACACAAGATTGCAagttttggttttggtttttttttgtttcggtaGTTGGGTTAATAATGGAACGGTTTGGTGGTggttgtggtggtggtggtttttggttttttacaGTGCGCCACATGAAGATGCGTTCGTGAGGTTTGATTATAAAATTTTGTTgtagaaaaacaattttaataCAATTTTAGGAAACTCATTATTACAGTTTAGAAATCGAATGCTATTTAGAGAGAGAAGGTATTTACAAAATAAATCTGTAAGTATTATCAGAAGAGATGTAGTTTTTTTAGAGAGAGATATTGCAGATAGATAGAGGGATTAAGGGACTCAGTGGAGCTTCAATCGGACAGGTTCCGTCGGGTTTCGAGGCAGGGACAATCGGTTGGTTGCATTTGGTGCGACCACTGTGAACTGATGCTTTGTGCGATTGTGCTTCTGTTTCAGTGCTTGCTTGAGTTTTCTTGAATTGGCGTGTGCTTGTATTTGATTCATTTGCTTGAAGTTGCTGCAAGACAGCATCTTGAGGCTATGAAGTCAGTATCAGTAAGTGTAATGGCAATGTTTGGCATGGTAAATGCACAAAAACAAGTGGTGCAAAACAGTAGCTATTCTTACCTTTTTCAGAGTGCTTGGCGGTACCTGTAGATGGATTTTCTGTTCGCAAAGAGACCGCAGCAGTGCGATTCCCTCGGCACGATTGTGACAGTAGCGATGCTCCCAAGCATCCAGCAAACGATTGTAATACCGTGGATGTTCGGTAAATCCAATGTACCGATGGCTATTGGGCGCCGGAAGGATTCGCTCCAGTGGGGCACTTCTGGCGAGTTCATCTTCGGTGAGCATCAAACAGCGCACGTCGTCGGGAGTCAGCTCTTCCAGGATAGTGTTGATATACTAAAACACAACCATATTCTAGATAAATATGTTAGGTTCAAGCTCAAAGCAATTACCTCTTCTCTTGTGGTATCTTTCTGAATGAACGAGTTGTGTTTCAGGCGTTCGGCTTTTGATAGGACTGATACGTATATCCGTTTGTCGAAACACAGTGGACCTTCTAGGCCTTGCTCTGCCAGAATCTCTTTCTGTTCAGCAAGCGATATTCTCGGAGGAACCTAGCATACGGGACAGTTGGAATAAGAACGTGTTAAAATTGAACACAACTGGTTTTGCTTACCTGATACATAACCGTGTTCAGCAGTGCCTTCACTAGTGGCCCTTTGACATGTGCATCCAATGTCGAAGCGGAATGCAGTGAGGGAGAAATATTTACCTCCAGCAACCAGGGAACGAGTTCCGAATCGAGCAACACATCGATACCGAACAGTTCGTAACAGTTGTATTTGCTAGCGACATTCAATTTCGACATAGCATGGATAGGTCCTTCGCCGGCAAGTATCGTCCTAAGGACTAGATTTCTCAGTGCCCCCCACAGCCGATCCGTGTCGATACCTTGCTCGGCAAAGTAGGACCACAGCGATTTTATCGTCCATTTATGACCCTGACAGGCATCTGCATCTTCGTTCGCGTTGTAGTTGTTTGACAGTTTATTAATACTGTAATTGGTTAAATGCATGTAACGATCGCTGAGAGTGTCCGATTTTTCACTATATTTAACAGAGGCAAATCGTGCCAGTCCATCCGTGTGCATGTACACGCGGAGTGGATTAATCGACGTCACCAAAACGTACAAACGGAGATCGAATTTGCTGCCGTTGATTAGCAGCGGTCGCTCGACGTATCGCTGCACAATCAGCGGCTTTCGTTTGGGAATCTGCGACCAGCGGTTGACAACCTTTATGCCAGTTCCGCGTGCCGATGCCGGCGGTTTAATGATCCACTTGCAGTTCCGTTGACTGTACCGGGGCCACAGTTGGCGGAGCATTTTCAGGTCTTGAGGTATAATGTACGTTCGGGGCATGAACCCAAACTCTTTCTTGCCATGCCGGTTCATTTGCGATTGTAGGTTTCTCCAAACACGATCCTTTCGGCCGATCTGGAAGCTGCCGGGTAGGTGGTTGAACTTTTGATAGGAGCGCAGCGTTTTGAAGCATGGACTTTTCATGTGCTTTCCCCAGATGCCAACCCAATCGTTCGTTTCTGCaacagaatcaaaacaaaaggacAAAAATCAGTTTGATTTACCTAATTAAATGAAAATGATGCTCAACTTACTTTTCAGTAGCCGAAAGCCACTGTTAATCAACACCTTTCGTACAATAATCGGAGTTATGAGTGTCATCTTCCATTTGAGCACTTTGTGGATGGCCGGTGGCATGGGTGGACCTTTTTCTTCGTGCGTTGCGAACGTGATATACGGTGGAACGTGAGGAAACAAACTAGGAGCTAAAGGTCCCTCGACTGGACAGCCTCCTTGCACACATCCGATCGACGTTACCGGTCCTCGGACTAGCGATGGCGATGGCGAGGTCGAACTTGATTTTGTTCTCGCTTGGTACGCCGCTAGGTGGGTTTGATAGTTGTCTTCCGAGTCGGTAATTGATCCATTCAATAGCTCATCATCGTCCACCAATTCGTCATCCAGATCGTCATCTTCACCGCCACATTCATCGTCGAGATCTTCGTCATCTCCTACGTCAGAATGGCCAATCGTTTCCGTGTCTAGATCCTGGGTATGCACGGACTCTCCCCCACTGGTACCCGTCGATATTCCGGACGGTGTAGGTGAAGTGGAGCCGGCTAACGGTTTGAGCAGTGGAGGTGACACAGATTTACGACCAACCAGTCCGGCTACCAATCCTCCTGAAGCAACGATAGCCGACACAGTGCTCGGTGCAGATTTAAGGCTAGATTTGTATTTGTTAACCGCGGCTCCTGTGCGCGAGCGGACAGTTTTGGTTGCGCGTACTCCATTTCCCGCTGTCGCCGTTTTCGATCCCTTTGCCCGTTGTTGCTGGGTAGCAACAACGCTGTTCAGGGCTTCATCCAGTCGATTGACGTCGACGGCGTTGAAAATTTTCGATGGCGGTGAATCTTTCAGCGGTACCGATGAGGCGACGCACTCGAGTGTCTCGTCTCCTTCCAGAGTGGGTGAGATAGTATCGCGGGTACGTTTTAAGCAAAGCTGCAATATGAAACATTGGTGTTATTTTACAGACTCAATTACGCAACAACCAAAATGAAACATTCTGTttaacgaaaattaagatacttACATCTCGCCCCTGCTCCCGATTGCTGAAGCCGGGTGTCGTTCTGCCACTTGGTGATGATCCGGACATGCTGCTAGTATAGATTTCATGCGGCTCCGATTCGCTGCGGGCCCGTAGTTTTCGGTTGTTCCGGTCGAAAATGGTGTTCCGTGGGTTAAACGAACTTTCAAGATTACGTGCGAAACGCGACTCAAGCTGGCGCTCGCCGGCAATGTAATACCCATGCCGGCGATCCTTCCGATAGGTATCCAGATTATTCATGTACACATCCTTTGCATTTATCGCGCTCTCGACCACCCGATTGTGACCATTGTGCATTACGTTTTCCTTCGTGTTGTTGGTTGTGATACTGGGGAGTAGTTCATTGGTTCCTATCGCTGGTAGCGCCTTTCGGCCGCCATTGGTCTGCAAACTGAACGATTCGACTAGCAGTGACGGATTGTCTCCTTTTGGCTTAAGCTGATGTTGCTGGGGGTGATTATAGAGATGATGGTGGTGACCTTGAAGGCGCTGTTTACCACTTTTGGTTTCGTTCACCGATGCCATTGGAAGACTTTCGCTGCGACATCTTCTTCGTAGCGTTACTTTGTGGGGGGCAGCAGACGACGCTGTCGGATTGACCTGCTTCAGTCGAGTACTGTTCTGTGGATATTGAGCCTGGCCATTTTGCTGTTTGAAATCCATAATGGTGGCAAATTTTGTGGTTATCTGAAAAAGGTTAGACCATGAAGAAATTATTACTAACTGATTAAAGTGCATATTATTAGCAAAacagtaaaaattaaaataattacatATTTGAAACAATTGTAGCAAATATATAACAAtgtgaaaataattttaaaaatcgcTGAACGTCGCATAATTCAGAATTGCTGCTATGGTTGGCACACCATGCACACGTTGTACATCCTTTGCTCTACCCGATGGTCTAATTTGACTTAATGATGCCCGTGCTGAAATCACTGTCAGCAGACTGTCCAATTTTCCGCAAATTCCGTCTTCCGATTATGTGAGCAGCaaaatttttcgcgaaatgtGAGGCAAAACGTAGTTACAAGATTCTTTTCATATTTTACGCACCGCTTCTTCCTATCGCGcactaaactgttcgactatATATGTAGGTACGTACGTGCAAGCATTATGGCCGAAGTCGCTTCGCAGGCGATGACGACAATTATTGCTTCCCACTGTTATGTAGGTCCTCAAAATAATCGCAAAACTCACCTTTTCCC harbors:
- the LOC128744446 gene encoding tubulin monoglutamylase TTLL4-like isoform X1 yields the protein MRRSAIFKIIFTLLYICYNCFKYITTKFATIMDFKQQNGQAQYPQNSTRLKQVNPTASSAAPHKVTLRRRCRSESLPMASVNETKSGKQRLQGHHHHLYNHPQQHQLKPKGDNPSLLVESFSLQTNGGRKALPAIGTNELLPSITTNNTKENVMHNGHNRVVESAINAKDVYMNNLDTYRKDRRHGYYIAGERQLESRFARNLESSFNPRNTIFDRNNRKLRARSESEPHEIYTSSMSGSSPSGRTTPGFSNREQGRDLCLKRTRDTISPTLEGDETLECVASSVPLKDSPPSKIFNAVDVNRLDEALNSVVATQQQRAKGSKTATAGNGVRATKTVRSRTGAAVNKYKSSLKSAPSTVSAIVASGGLVAGLVGRKSVSPPLLKPLAGSTSPTPSGISTGTSGGESVHTQDLDTETIGHSDVGDDEDLDDECGGEDDDLDDELVDDDELLNGSITDSEDNYQTHLAAYQARTKSSSTSPSPSLVRGPVTSIGCVQGGCPVEGPLAPSLFPHVPPYITFATHEEKGPPMPPAIHKVLKWKMTLITPIIVRKVLINSGFRLLKKTNDWVGIWGKHMKSPCFKTLRSYQKFNHLPGSFQIGRKDRVWRNLQSQMNRHGKKEFGFMPRTYIIPQDLKMLRQLWPRYSQRNCKWIIKPPASARGTGIKVVNRWSQIPKRKPLIVQRYVERPLLINGSKFDLRLYVLVTSINPLRVYMHTDGLARFASVKYSEKSDTLSDRYMHLTNYSINKLSNNYNANEDADACQGHKWTIKSLWSYFAEQGIDTDRLWGALRNLVLRTILAGEGPIHAMSKLNVASKYNCYELFGIDVLLDSELVPWLLEVNISPSLHSASTLDAHVKGPLVKALLNTVMYQVPPRISLAEQKEILAEQGLEGPLCFDKRIYVSVLSKAERLKHNSFIQKDTTREEYINTILEELTPDDVRCLMLTEDELARSAPLERILPAPNSHRYIGFTEHPRYYNRLLDAWEHRYCHNRAEGIALLRSLCEQKIHLQVPPSTLKKDSNNKQPDSTSNENGSQDSGIQSDPACSELQSQESCSTFHSQESIDHIPDAAGAASASLPIATATVQQQQQQQQPQQQQQQQADGEENDAGESMKLGDKIKLILDDALLLKQQHCGDTENAIIVQQ
- the LOC128744446 gene encoding tubulin monoglutamylase TTLL4-like isoform X3, with the translated sequence MDFKQQNGQAQYPQNSTRLKQVNPTASSAAPHKVTLRRRCRSESLPMASVNETKSGKQRLQGHHHHLYNHPQQHQLKPKGDNPSLLVESFSLQTNGGRKALPAIGTNELLPSITTNNTKENVMHNGHNRVVESAINAKDVYMNNLDTYRKDRRHGYYIAGERQLESRFARNLESSFNPRNTIFDRNNRKLRARSESEPHEIYTSSMSGSSPSGRTTPGFSNREQGRDLCLKRTRDTISPTLEGDETLECVASSVPLKDSPPSKIFNAVDVNRLDEALNSVVATQQQRAKGSKTATAGNGVRATKTVRSRTGAAVNKYKSSLKSAPSTVSAIVASGGLVAGLVGRKSVSPPLLKPLAGSTSPTPSGISTGTSGGESVHTQDLDTETIGHSDVGDDEDLDDECGGEDDDLDDELVDDDELLNGSITDSEDNYQTHLAAYQARTKSSSTSPSPSLVRGPVTSIGCVQGGCPVEGPLAPSLFPHVPPYITFATHEEKGPPMPPAIHKVLKWKMTLITPIIVRKVLINSGFRLLKKTNDWVGIWGKHMKSPCFKTLRSYQKFNHLPGSFQIGRKDRVWRNLQSQMNRHGKKEFGFMPRTYIIPQDLKMLRQLWPRYSQRNCKWIIKPPASARGTGIKVVNRWSQIPKRKPLIVQRYVERPLLINGSKFDLRLYVLVTSINPLRVYMHTDGLARFASVKYSEKSDTLSDRYMHLTNYSINKLSNNYNANEDADACQGHKWTIKSLWSYFAEQGIDTDRLWGALRNLVLRTILAGEGPIHAMSKLNVASKYNCYELFGIDVLLDSELVPWLLEVNISPSLHSASTLDAHVKGPLVKALLNTVMYQVPPRISLAEQKEILAEQGLEGPLCFDKRIYVSVLSKAERLKHNSFIQKDTTREEYINTILEELTPDDVRCLMLTEDELARSAPLERILPAPNSHRYIGFTEHPRYYNRLLDAWEHRYCHNRAEGIALLRSLCEQKIHLQVPPSTLKKDSNNKQPDSTSNENGSQDSGIQSDPACSELQSQESCSTFHSQESIDHIPDAAGAASASLPIATATVQQQQQQQQPQQQQQQQADGEENDAGESMKLGDKIKLILDDALLLKQQHCGDTENAIIVQQ
- the LOC128744446 gene encoding tubulin monoglutamylase TTLL4-like isoform X2, with amino-acid sequence MACHANFSCVCTYITTKFATIMDFKQQNGQAQYPQNSTRLKQVNPTASSAAPHKVTLRRRCRSESLPMASVNETKSGKQRLQGHHHHLYNHPQQHQLKPKGDNPSLLVESFSLQTNGGRKALPAIGTNELLPSITTNNTKENVMHNGHNRVVESAINAKDVYMNNLDTYRKDRRHGYYIAGERQLESRFARNLESSFNPRNTIFDRNNRKLRARSESEPHEIYTSSMSGSSPSGRTTPGFSNREQGRDLCLKRTRDTISPTLEGDETLECVASSVPLKDSPPSKIFNAVDVNRLDEALNSVVATQQQRAKGSKTATAGNGVRATKTVRSRTGAAVNKYKSSLKSAPSTVSAIVASGGLVAGLVGRKSVSPPLLKPLAGSTSPTPSGISTGTSGGESVHTQDLDTETIGHSDVGDDEDLDDECGGEDDDLDDELVDDDELLNGSITDSEDNYQTHLAAYQARTKSSSTSPSPSLVRGPVTSIGCVQGGCPVEGPLAPSLFPHVPPYITFATHEEKGPPMPPAIHKVLKWKMTLITPIIVRKVLINSGFRLLKKTNDWVGIWGKHMKSPCFKTLRSYQKFNHLPGSFQIGRKDRVWRNLQSQMNRHGKKEFGFMPRTYIIPQDLKMLRQLWPRYSQRNCKWIIKPPASARGTGIKVVNRWSQIPKRKPLIVQRYVERPLLINGSKFDLRLYVLVTSINPLRVYMHTDGLARFASVKYSEKSDTLSDRYMHLTNYSINKLSNNYNANEDADACQGHKWTIKSLWSYFAEQGIDTDRLWGALRNLVLRTILAGEGPIHAMSKLNVASKYNCYELFGIDVLLDSELVPWLLEVNISPSLHSASTLDAHVKGPLVKALLNTVMYQVPPRISLAEQKEILAEQGLEGPLCFDKRIYVSVLSKAERLKHNSFIQKDTTREEYINTILEELTPDDVRCLMLTEDELARSAPLERILPAPNSHRYIGFTEHPRYYNRLLDAWEHRYCHNRAEGIALLRSLCEQKIHLQVPPSTLKKDSNNKQPDSTSNENGSQDSGIQSDPACSELQSQESCSTFHSQESIDHIPDAAGAASASLPIATATVQQQQQQQQPQQQQQQQADGEENDAGESMKLGDKIKLILDDALLLKQQHCGDTENAIIVQQ